From a region of the Impatiens glandulifera chromosome 4, dImpGla2.1, whole genome shotgun sequence genome:
- the LOC124936245 gene encoding protein ASPARTIC PROTEASE IN GUARD CELL 1-like: protein MSSSERAIIFFTLCIFYSFTFTHSKTTFLDVSSTIQKTLDFFTLNQSSILNPILHQQTNSSSLSFNLHSRSSLHRPHYNDYKSLTLARLHRDNIRVKSLQTRLNLAIRGITHSDLKPIETDSNLETPVISGTSEGSGEYFTRIGIGQPAKEVYMVIDTGSDVNWIQCSPCADCYQQTDPIFEPSSSSSYSPLTCDTVQCRSLDVSECRTGDCLYEVSYGDGSYTVGDFVTETISFGRMNQVNRIAIGCGHNNEGLFVGAAGLIGLGGGSLSFPSQIKASSLTYCLVDRDSDSASTLEFNSIIPPYAVTAPMLRNPKFQTFYYVNLTGFMVAGEEISIDRSISEIDGDGEGGVIVDSGTAVTRLETAAYNAIRDEFMKGTKGLKRVNGVALFDLCYDLSMMKSVNVPKLGFVFSNGKVLDLPAKNYLIAVDSVGTFCFAFAPTTASLSIIGNVQQQGIRVTFDMGNSLIGFSVNNC, encoded by the coding sequence atgTCGTCGTCGGAGAGAGCCATTATCTTCTTCACTCTCTGCATTTTCTATTCTTTCACTTTTACCCATTCAAAAACCACCTTTCTCGACGTATCATCCACGATTCAGaaaaccctagatttcttcACTCTCAATCAATCCTCCATACTAAACCCCATCCTCCATCAACAAACGAactcttcttctctttctttcaaCCTACATTCTCGCTCCTCTCTTCACCGACCTCATTACAACGACTACAAATCTCTCACCTTAGCTCGCCTTCACCGCGACAATATCCGAGTCAAATCACTACAAACTCGATTAAACCTAGCAATTAGAGGAATCACTCACTCAGATCTAAAGCCAATCGAAACAGATTCAAATCTAGAAACGCCAGTAATTTCCGGTACAAGTGAAGGAAGCGGCGAGTATTTCACACGAATCGGAATCGGTCAACCGGCGAAAGAAGTTTACATGGTGATCGATACAGGAAGTGACGTAAACTGGATACAATGTTCTCCCTGCGCCGATTGTTATCAACAAACCGATCCAATCTTCGaaccttcttcttcctcatcgtACTCACCTCTTACATGTGATACAGTTCAATGTAGATCACTCGACGTTTCCGAATGTCGCACCGGCGATTGTCTCTACGAAGTTTCCTACGGCGACGGATCATATACAGTCGGCGATTTCGTGACGGAAACGATCTCTTTCGGTAGAATGAATCAAGTTAATCGTATCGCAATCGGTTGCGGTCATAATAACGAAGGTTTATTCGTCGGCGCCGCTGGATTAATCGGTCTTGGCGGTGGTTCTTTATCATTTCCATCTCAAATTAAAGCTTCAAGTTTAACTTATTGTTTAGTAGACCGCGATTCAGATTCTGCTTCAACTCTAGAATTCAATTCCATAATCCCTCCTTACGCCGTGACCGCTCCGATGCTTCGTAATCCGAAGTTTCAAACCTTCTACTACGTTAACCTAACGGGTTTCATGGTCGCCGGCGAGGAGATATCAATAGATCGATCGATTTCTGAGATTGACGGTGATGGCGAGGGCGGAGTTATAGTGGATTCCGGTACGGCGGTGACGAGATTAGAGACGGCGGCGTATAATGCGATTCGAGATGAGTTTATGAAAGGGACGAAAGGATTGAAGAGAGTGAATGGAGTGGCGTTGTTTGATCTTTGTTATGATTTGTCGATGATGAAGAGTGTGAATGTTCCGAAATTAGGGTTTGTGTTTTCGAATGGGAAGGTTTTGGATTTGCCGGCGAAGAATTATTTGATAGCGGTTGATTCGGTCGGGACTTTTTGTTTTGCGTTTGCTCCGACCACTGCTTCGTTGTCGATAATTGGGAATGTACAGCAGCAAGGGATACGTGTCACTTTTGATATGGGTAATTCTCTCATTGGATTCTCGGTGAATAACTGCTGA